Proteins from one Desulfonema limicola genomic window:
- the dtd gene encoding D-aminoacyl-tRNA deacylase, which translates to MKAVIQRVSQSSVSVNQEIVGKIGQGIMVLLGVADQDTHKDADWLAEKIINLRIFEDENQKMNLSVKDIGGQLLIVSQFTLLGDCRKGRRPSFIGAAKPEKARELYEYFTDIIRQKNIPVQTGRFQAMMNVSLINDGPVTFILET; encoded by the coding sequence ATGAAAGCAGTAATACAAAGAGTCAGTCAAAGCTCTGTTTCTGTTAATCAGGAAATTGTGGGAAAAATAGGACAGGGTATCATGGTATTGTTAGGTGTAGCAGACCAGGACACCCATAAAGACGCTGACTGGCTTGCTGAAAAAATAATAAACCTGAGAATTTTTGAAGACGAAAATCAAAAAATGAATCTTTCTGTTAAAGATATTGGCGGCCAGCTGCTCATAGTATCCCAGTTCACCCTTTTGGGAGACTGCCGAAAAGGCAGGAGGCCGTCTTTTATCGGTGCAGCAAAACCTGAAAAAGCCAGAGAGCTTTATGAATATTTTACTGATATAATAAGGCAGAAAAACATCCCGGTTCAGACAGGCCGGTTTCAGGCAATGATGAATGTGTCTCTGATAAATGATGGTCCTGTTACATTTATACTGGAAACATAA
- a CDS encoding winged helix-turn-helix domain-containing protein: MSAKKKKKNIKGSNKNKSLSIRSKIWIVDENEEVLFGLGRFKILEAVEQHGSISSAAKELKMSYRSVWGKIKATEERLNKEILVKNAGGSSGGGSELTPFGKSLMKKFRKLRKNIIDNSDRLFKEDFLPYLIGDKKDDL; encoded by the coding sequence TTGTCTGCAAAAAAGAAAAAAAAGAATATCAAAGGAAGCAATAAAAACAAATCCCTGTCAATACGTTCCAAGATATGGATTGTTGATGAAAATGAAGAGGTTTTGTTTGGACTTGGACGTTTTAAAATCCTTGAAGCTGTTGAACAGCACGGCTCAATAAGCAGTGCTGCCAAAGAATTAAAAATGAGTTACCGGAGTGTATGGGGTAAAATTAAGGCTACCGAAGAACGGCTTAATAAAGAAATCCTGGTAAAAAATGCAGGAGGTTCATCAGGAGGGGGATCAGAACTCACTCCTTTTGGTAAATCACTTATGAAAAAATTCAGAAAACTTAGAAAAAATATTATTGATAATTCAGACAGACTGTTTAAAGAAGATTTTCTGCCTTATCTTATTGGAGATAAAAAAGATGATTTATAA
- the fdhF gene encoding formate dehydrogenase subunit alpha — protein sequence MSDQFITINGLELPFKAGQTILDVARENNIPIPTLCHLKDATPTGSCRVCVVEVKGARSLLASCTTPAVKGMDVKTESAQVIQARKTVIELLLSSGNHNCAISGSNKGSWENLQLRANAGDGSQELCPVWGDCRLQELAYQYQVNAGRYEHTEIPYPLELKNPLIVRDFSRCIRCGRCVQACNEVQVNQAISYGYRGYDSKIVTGGDRPLIESDCVFCGECVQACPVGALVEKKARYVWRPWKSQKVRTTCPYCGVGCQQWLHVQDGKIVKVTGVEEGAPNKGRLCIKGRFGYDFIYSEDRLKTPLIREKNGEFREASWDEALDLVADKFKQIIDESGPDALAGVSCARSINEDSYFMQKLFRAVFKTNNIDHCARTUHAPTVAGLAATFGSGAMTNSFSEFSKAKMFLVIGSNTTEAHPVAATFIKNAVMNGAKLIVVDPRKHKLTDFADLHVPIKVGSDIAFMNGLMNVLINEDLYDKKFVNSCTIDFDLLKAKVMEYPPEKAAEICGISADMIRDTARCLASVKPVMLCYTLGITEHTCGRNNVVSTANLQMLLGNMGMECGGVNPLRGQNNVQGACDMGALPNVFPGYQQVTSPEARAKFEKAWGVENLPDKNGLMIPQMMEKLVDGSVRGFYIFGENLANTEPDIKKVEHELASAEFLVCQDIFMTETTRFAHVVFPAAAWSETDGTFTNSERRVSRVRGVSHAPGNAKPDWWIFKQIAKRMGHNWESDSAREIWDNEISVLAPQLKGIKYSRIEADGLQWPCPDENHEGTCFLHKDGQFTCGLGIFMPVDWTPPAEVPDEEYPLVLSTGRRLTHYHTRTQTGRCEGLNDILGEETADISYADAKDLKIAHGEMIKLSSRRGEVIVRAKITREVPKGLVWMAFHFRENCANWLTNPAFDPFTLTAEYKACAVRIDKI from the coding sequence ATGTCAGACCAGTTTATAACAATAAACGGCCTGGAACTGCCTTTTAAGGCAGGTCAGACCATACTGGATGTTGCAAGGGAAAATAACATTCCAATACCTACCCTGTGCCATCTTAAAGATGCAACCCCCACGGGATCCTGCCGGGTTTGTGTTGTTGAGGTTAAAGGTGCGCGTTCCCTGCTTGCTTCGTGTACAACGCCTGCTGTAAAAGGCATGGATGTTAAAACCGAATCTGCACAGGTAATTCAAGCCAGAAAAACCGTGATAGAGCTTCTTCTTTCTTCAGGAAATCACAACTGTGCTATTTCAGGTTCAAATAAGGGCAGCTGGGAAAACCTGCAATTGCGCGCCAATGCAGGAGACGGTTCCCAGGAACTTTGTCCTGTCTGGGGAGACTGCAGACTTCAGGAACTGGCATATCAGTACCAGGTTAATGCAGGCCGATATGAGCATACTGAAATACCTTATCCTCTGGAATTAAAAAATCCTTTGATTGTCAGGGATTTTTCCAGATGTATAAGATGCGGAAGATGTGTTCAGGCATGTAACGAGGTACAGGTAAACCAGGCTATAAGCTATGGATACAGGGGCTATGACAGCAAGATAGTTACAGGAGGCGACAGACCTTTAATAGAATCAGACTGTGTTTTCTGCGGTGAATGCGTTCAAGCCTGTCCTGTGGGTGCCCTGGTGGAAAAAAAGGCAAGATATGTCTGGCGGCCCTGGAAAAGCCAAAAGGTCAGAACAACCTGTCCCTACTGCGGTGTCGGATGCCAGCAGTGGCTTCATGTTCAGGACGGTAAAATTGTAAAGGTTACAGGTGTTGAAGAAGGCGCGCCCAACAAAGGACGGCTCTGCATCAAAGGCAGATTTGGATATGATTTCATATATTCTGAGGATAGGCTTAAAACTCCCTTGATTCGTGAAAAAAACGGTGAATTCAGGGAAGCATCATGGGATGAAGCTCTTGATCTTGTAGCTGATAAATTTAAGCAGATTATAGATGAAAGCGGGCCTGATGCACTGGCTGGAGTAAGCTGTGCCAGGAGCATTAACGAAGACTCTTATTTTATGCAGAAACTTTTCCGCGCGGTGTTCAAGACCAATAATATTGACCACTGCGCGCGTACCTGACATGCTCCTACTGTCGCCGGTCTGGCGGCCACATTTGGTTCAGGTGCAATGACAAACTCATTTAGCGAGTTTTCAAAAGCAAAAATGTTTCTTGTTATAGGTTCAAATACAACGGAAGCCCATCCTGTTGCAGCTACATTTATTAAAAACGCTGTTATGAATGGAGCAAAACTTATTGTTGTTGATCCAAGAAAACATAAACTTACTGATTTTGCAGACCTTCATGTGCCTATAAAGGTTGGCAGCGACATTGCATTTATGAATGGTCTTATGAACGTACTGATTAATGAAGACCTGTATGACAAAAAATTTGTTAATTCCTGCACCATTGATTTTGATCTGCTCAAGGCAAAGGTAATGGAATATCCCCCTGAAAAAGCCGCTGAAATATGCGGGATAAGTGCAGACATGATCAGGGATACTGCCAGGTGTCTTGCATCGGTAAAACCTGTTATGCTGTGCTATACACTTGGAATTACCGAACATACCTGCGGAAGGAACAATGTTGTTTCTACTGCAAATCTCCAGATGCTCCTGGGCAATATGGGCATGGAATGCGGGGGAGTAAATCCTCTCAGGGGGCAAAACAATGTCCAGGGAGCCTGTGATATGGGTGCCCTGCCCAATGTATTTCCAGGTTATCAGCAGGTAACAAGCCCTGAAGCCCGCGCTAAATTTGAAAAAGCATGGGGAGTTGAAAATCTGCCTGATAAAAACGGTTTAATGATTCCCCAGATGATGGAAAAACTTGTTGACGGAAGTGTAAGAGGTTTTTACATATTTGGAGAAAACCTGGCTAACACGGAACCAGATATAAAAAAGGTTGAGCATGAACTTGCCTCAGCAGAATTTCTTGTATGCCAGGATATTTTCATGACTGAAACCACGCGCTTTGCCCATGTGGTTTTCCCTGCTGCAGCCTGGAGTGAAACAGACGGAACCTTTACCAACAGCGAGCGCAGGGTAAGCCGTGTAAGGGGAGTAAGCCATGCCCCGGGTAATGCAAAACCTGACTGGTGGATATTCAAGCAGATTGCAAAACGAATGGGGCATAACTGGGAATCAGACAGCGCCCGGGAAATATGGGATAATGAAATCTCTGTTCTTGCTCCCCAGCTGAAGGGAATAAAGTATTCACGCATTGAAGCAGACGGGCTGCAATGGCCATGTCCTGATGAAAATCATGAAGGAACATGTTTTCTCCATAAAGACGGGCAGTTTACCTGCGGTCTTGGTATTTTCATGCCTGTTGACTGGACTCCACCTGCAGAAGTACCAGATGAAGAATATCCCCTTGTTTTGAGTACAGGAAGAAGGCTGACCCATTACCATACAAGAACACAGACAGGAAGATGTGAAGGATTAAACGACATCCTGGGGGAAGAAACAGCAGATATTTCCTATGCTGACGCAAAGGATTTAAAAATTGCCCATGGTGAAATGATAAAATTAAGTTCCCGCAGAGGAGAGGTAATAGTCCGTGCCAAAATAACCCGTGAAGTGCCAAAAGGTCTTGTCTGGATGGCTTTTCATTTCAGGGAAAACTGCGCAAACTGGCTTACCAATCCAGCATTTGATCCTTTTACCCTTACAGCAGAATACAAAGCATGTGCAGTTCGTATAGATAAAATATAA
- the serA gene encoding phosphoglycerate dehydrogenase, whose product MYKVMIRDNMSPIAKQILEDTGKIEVVVDNDKAANDPEVLAGIIDSYDGIAVRSSTKITEKVLENAKKLKVIGRAGVGVDNIDQAAATREGIVVMNAPGGNTVTTAEHAVSMMFALARNIPQATASLRQGRWDKKKLTGVEITGKTLGIVGLGYVGRAVADRARGLKMKVIAADPYVSREAADKLGVRLAGLEELFAESDFITMHVPGLKETVNMINADTIAMMKPGVRIINCSRGNVINLDDLYQAVSSGHVAGAALDVFPQEPPDSSMPIIQHPNMIMTPHLGASTGEAQINVARMIAEQIAGYLINGIITNAVNFPAVSMEEMGQLRPYLTLAEKMGSMMGQLVRAVHNVTISYSGEVSTLSMRPVTHALLKGLLGSFTHEPVNYVNARAIAKDKGIGIKETVEQSDHAFSTLIKLKLEGTQESPDEIWGTIYEKQYPRLIRIGDVYLDAIPEGYMIVIQNIDKPGVIGNVGTALGHHNINIGRFQLGRRDDRAVCLVNIDTPADQNVLEEIRALPNMISVRQVNLG is encoded by the coding sequence ATGTATAAGGTCATGATCCGGGACAACATGTCTCCAATTGCAAAACAAATACTGGAAGATACTGGAAAAATTGAAGTTGTTGTTGATAATGATAAAGCTGCAAACGATCCTGAGGTGTTAGCAGGCATTATAGACAGCTATGATGGGATTGCAGTGCGCAGCAGCACAAAGATAACAGAAAAAGTACTTGAAAATGCAAAAAAGCTTAAAGTCATAGGCCGTGCAGGTGTCGGAGTTGATAATATAGACCAGGCAGCAGCTACCCGTGAAGGCATTGTTGTTATGAATGCTCCTGGAGGAAATACTGTTACCACGGCTGAACATGCTGTTTCCATGATGTTTGCACTTGCCAGGAACATCCCCCAGGCAACAGCTTCCCTGCGCCAGGGCAGATGGGACAAGAAAAAACTTACAGGAGTTGAAATTACAGGCAAAACACTCGGTATTGTCGGGCTGGGATATGTCGGCAGGGCTGTAGCAGACCGTGCCAGGGGTCTGAAGATGAAGGTGATTGCCGCAGATCCTTATGTAAGCCGGGAAGCTGCAGACAAACTTGGAGTAAGGCTTGCAGGTCTTGAGGAATTGTTTGCAGAATCTGATTTTATTACAATGCATGTTCCAGGTCTAAAAGAAACCGTGAACATGATTAATGCAGATACTATTGCAATGATGAAACCTGGAGTAAGAATCATCAATTGTTCCAGGGGAAATGTTATAAACCTGGATGATCTTTATCAGGCAGTTTCAAGCGGTCATGTTGCAGGAGCTGCCCTGGATGTCTTTCCCCAGGAACCGCCAGATTCTTCCATGCCCATTATCCAGCATCCCAATATGATTATGACCCCTCATCTTGGGGCAAGTACCGGTGAAGCCCAGATTAATGTAGCCCGTATGATTGCAGAACAGATTGCCGGTTATCTTATTAACGGCATAATTACCAATGCTGTTAATTTCCCGGCAGTTTCAATGGAAGAAATGGGACAGCTGCGCCCCTATCTTACCCTTGCTGAGAAAATGGGTTCAATGATGGGCCAATTGGTCAGGGCTGTACATAATGTTACCATTAGTTACAGCGGCGAAGTGTCAACCCTTTCCATGCGGCCTGTTACCCATGCACTGCTTAAAGGACTGCTTGGCTCATTTACCCATGAGCCTGTAAATTATGTAAATGCAAGAGCTATTGCCAAAGACAAAGGCATAGGCATTAAGGAAACAGTTGAGCAGTCAGACCATGCTTTTTCCACATTAATAAAATTAAAGCTGGAAGGAACTCAGGAAAGCCCTGATGAAATCTGGGGAACTATATATGAAAAACAATATCCCAGGCTCATCAGGATTGGAGATGTATATCTTGACGCAATTCCTGAAGGATATATGATTGTTATTCAAAACATTGATAAACCAGGTGTTATAGGAAATGTGGGAACTGCTCTGGGGCATCATAATATTAATATAGGCAGGTTCCAGCTGGGCAGAAGAGATGACAGGGCCGTTTGTCTTGTTAATATTGATACACCGGCAGATCAAAATGTTTTAGAGGAAATCAGGGCTTTGCCCAACATGATTTCAGTCCGCCAGGTTAATCTTGGATAA